The DNA segment TAATCCCCTCCCGTCCACTTGGACCAAAGGGTGGGCGCAACGCCCTTCAATGTCTAGCCGTCGAGGATCGCGTCGATGGCCGCGGCGACCTGTTCGACGCTGGCCATGCCGTCGATCCGGCGGACCAGGCCCTTTTGCTCGTACAAGGGCAGGATCGGCGCGGTCTTGGCGCGATATTCGGCCATGCGGGTGCGCACGGTCTGCTCATTGTCGTCAGGACGGCGCCGGAATTCGGTGCCACCGCATATGTCGCACACGCCTTCCGTCTTGGGCCGGTGGAAACGGTCGTGATAGCCGGCGCCGCAATTGGCGCAGGTGAAGCGACCGGTGATGCGCTCGACCAGCATTTCCTCGTCGACCACCAGTTCAATCACATGGTCGAGCTTGCGGCCGCGCTCGGCAAGCAAGAACTCAAGAGCTTCGGCCTGGTGGCCGGTCCGGGGGAAACCATCGAAAATCGCGCCGAACTCGGCCGCATTGTCCAGCCGTTCGCCGATCAGCGCCGAAACGATCGCGTCGGAGACCAGCTCGCCCGCTTCCATCACCGCCTTGGCCTTGAGGCCGGTGGGTGTGCCTTTGGCGACCGCCTCGCGGAGCATGTCGCCCGTGGACATCTGGATCATGCCCCGCATCTGCTCCAGCCGCTTGGCCTGGGTTCCCTTCCCCGCGCCCGGCGGCCCCAAAAGAATGATGTCCACGCCTAGATTTTCCCCGTTTGGAGGCGCAGCCTTAGCGGCGGCGTCCGCCCTTCAGCTTCGCCTTCTTGATCAAATCGCCATATTGGTGCGCGATCAAGTGGCTCTGGATCTGACTGACCGTATCCATTGTCACGTTGACGACGATCAACAAGCTCGTCCCGCCTAGGTAGAAAGCCACGCCGGCCTGGCTCAG comes from the Sphingomonas xanthus genome and includes:
- a CDS encoding adenylate kinase; translated protein: MDIILLGPPGAGKGTQAKRLEQMRGMIQMSTGDMLREAVAKGTPTGLKAKAVMEAGELVSDAIVSALIGERLDNAAEFGAIFDGFPRTGHQAEALEFLLAERGRKLDHVIELVVDEEMLVERITGRFTCANCGAGYHDRFHRPKTEGVCDICGGTEFRRRPDDNEQTVRTRMAEYRAKTAPILPLYEQKGLVRRIDGMASVEQVAAAIDAILDG